From the Lentimicrobium sp. L6 genome, one window contains:
- a CDS encoding Gfo/Idh/MocA family protein, whose translation MKNKLNRRQALKNMLLGAGALPLMATSLSAIAANEFNEKTLSIRPFGDAEATDPITAITLGAGARGNVYGNYATAFPKELDIIGVAEPIPIRNERYAKKHNIPDNNRFITWEHVFERPKFADAIIITTPDDLHYGPCMKALEMGYDILLEKPIAPTEKECRDILALANKTGRIVAVCHVLRYAPYFIKLKEMVDSGVLGELISIQHLEPIQHIHMSHSYVRGNWHNSKETTPIILGKSCHDLDILRWLVGQPCTSIAAYGNLKWFKESNAPEGSTTRCTDGCAVESQCPYSALKIYYRDRTYIHVFDFPEEEHDKEEFILEQLKTTNYGRCVYHMDNDQPDHYVSSMEFEEGITANFSMEAFTSYHGRRTRIMGSMGDIVGDMDEFVHTDFLTGEKNRWDIHVEDVENYKNSGHGGGDWALVTDWIKAVKEQNPDLLTSTIDASVESHVMGFMAEKSRKNKKMMPVKL comes from the coding sequence ATGAAAAACAAGCTCAACAGAAGACAAGCCCTTAAAAATATGCTATTAGGTGCTGGTGCCTTACCTTTGATGGCAACATCTTTAAGCGCTATTGCTGCAAACGAATTCAATGAAAAAACCCTTTCTATTCGTCCTTTTGGCGATGCAGAGGCAACAGATCCTATCACTGCCATTACCCTAGGTGCAGGAGCTCGTGGCAATGTTTATGGGAATTATGCAACAGCCTTTCCTAAAGAATTAGATATTATTGGAGTGGCAGAACCTATTCCCATTAGAAATGAGCGTTATGCTAAAAAACACAATATTCCAGATAATAATAGATTCATAACCTGGGAACATGTTTTCGAAAGACCCAAATTCGCAGATGCCATCATCATCACCACTCCCGATGATTTGCATTATGGCCCTTGCATGAAAGCCTTGGAAATGGGTTATGATATACTTCTAGAAAAACCCATTGCACCCACCGAGAAAGAATGTCGAGATATTTTGGCTTTGGCCAATAAAACAGGGAGAATCGTAGCAGTTTGTCATGTGCTCAGATATGCTCCCTATTTCATCAAGCTTAAAGAGATGGTGGATTCTGGAGTTCTAGGTGAGTTGATCAGTATTCAGCATTTGGAACCTATTCAACATATTCATATGTCGCATAGCTATGTGAGAGGAAATTGGCATAATTCCAAAGAAACTACTCCTATCATTTTAGGGAAATCTTGTCATGATTTGGATATCCTCCGTTGGTTGGTTGGCCAACCTTGTACCAGTATTGCAGCCTATGGCAATTTAAAATGGTTTAAGGAATCTAATGCTCCAGAAGGAAGTACCACTAGATGTACCGATGGATGTGCTGTCGAAAGTCAATGCCCATACTCTGCTCTTAAAATTTATTATCGCGACCGAACTTATATTCATGTCTTCGATTTTCCTGAGGAGGAACATGACAAAGAAGAGTTTATATTAGAGCAATTGAAAACCACCAATTATGGACGCTGCGTTTATCATATGGATAACGACCAGCCCGATCATTATGTGAGTTCCATGGAATTTGAGGAGGGTATAACTGCCAATTTCTCCATGGAAGCTTTCACTTCTTATCATGGACGTAGGACAAGAATTATGGGTTCTATGGGTGATATCGTTGGTGATATGGATGAGTTTGTTCATACCGATTTCCTCACCGGAGAAAAAAACAGATGGGATATTCATGTGGAAGATGTGGAGAATTATAAAAACAGTGGTCATGGTGGTGGCGACTGGGCTTTGGTTACCGATTGGATAAAAGCGGTAAAAGAACAAAATCCAGATCTACTCACCTCCACCATAGATGCTTCCGTGGAAAGTCATGTCATGGGATTTATGGCTGAAAAGAGTCGAAAAAATAAGAAGATGATGCCAGTGAAACTCTAG
- a CDS encoding DEAD/DEAH box helicase family protein, whose product MKEFPKDIKFKYEWRRYQQRVLDDLEEQLDDNHLHIIAPPGSGKTVLGLEVAIRLNKPTLIFAPTISIRNQWIQRFCELFLLVGDEPNWISRDIKNPNFLTVVTYQALHSACTKSNKNPISEELEKKNHDQRKTKIFNAEPIIIALKSINIGTIIVDEAHHLKNEWWKSLNAIKDAIKPTIVGLTATPPYDVSFSEWHRYLDLNGPIDSEISVPELVVENDLCPHQDYIYLSEPTHDETKSIQEQREKALRVFNELRKDEFLINIMSSHPVFSEPMKHLDWIYTNLECYSSILIFLHANGIKIPEKHLEIIGDKKITIPPLSFKWIEILLGFYLFGAHEHFQGFEEEKERLINKLKRNGLIDRKTISFRQNKKINKFLSSSLSKLKSIESIVDVEHNTLGKDLRMVILTDYIRKEFLVDGSINQLELNKIGVLPIFEQLRRTNDRHMKIGVLSGSLIIIPISALDSLHTAAKDLNIDPITHSKLPFDDQYLIINTNEKLKQNIVQLITQIFEQGEIEVLIGTKSLLGEGWDAPTINSLILASFVGSYVLSNQMRGRAIRSERNNTDKTGNIWHLACIDHTASDGGDDIQLLKRRFKSFVGISNETETTIENGINRIHLPEVFGSAELQSFNKEIIKKAGQRDQLKQKWKDALLNGSSLIEQIKVPFPEGKEYKKTMSLYYHKTIANMIAMLVSAIFGFLESIFNGLGRSIRYIKSREDLLQYLMYIGILGVIIFGRQTYKTIRLYFKYRDISKDIQQIGEALLESLIKTGTINTEYSKLEVIASLNDFGSIYCHLKGGTSYEKSTFIKSLHEIIAAVDNPRYLIIRKSLFLKIISQKDYHAVPEIIGRNKKTAEYFERQWKRLVGSCELIYSRTIEGRKILLQSRINSLSSEFEDKTERINKWR is encoded by the coding sequence TTGAAAGAGTTTCCAAAAGATATAAAATTCAAATATGAATGGAGAAGATATCAGCAACGAGTTCTTGATGATCTTGAGGAGCAGCTAGATGATAATCATCTGCATATTATTGCTCCTCCAGGTTCTGGAAAAACTGTACTTGGACTCGAAGTAGCTATTCGTTTAAATAAACCAACGCTTATATTTGCTCCTACTATCTCTATTCGGAATCAGTGGATACAAAGATTTTGCGAATTGTTTCTTCTAGTCGGTGATGAACCAAACTGGATTTCAAGAGATATTAAAAATCCGAATTTTTTGACAGTAGTCACCTATCAAGCCCTACACTCAGCATGCACAAAATCAAATAAAAATCCTATTTCTGAAGAGCTAGAGAAAAAGAATCATGATCAGCGTAAAACTAAAATATTTAATGCTGAACCAATAATTATAGCTTTAAAGTCAATAAACATAGGAACTATAATTGTTGATGAAGCCCATCACTTAAAAAACGAATGGTGGAAATCATTAAATGCTATTAAAGATGCCATTAAACCCACAATAGTTGGATTAACAGCCACTCCTCCTTATGATGTGTCATTTTCTGAATGGCATAGATATCTAGATTTAAATGGCCCAATAGACAGCGAAATCTCCGTTCCTGAATTGGTAGTAGAAAATGATTTATGTCCACATCAAGATTATATCTATCTGTCGGAACCTACCCATGATGAAACCAAATCGATACAAGAGCAAAGAGAAAAAGCATTAAGAGTATTTAATGAATTACGAAAGGATGAGTTTTTAATCAATATCATGAGCTCTCATCCTGTTTTTTCAGAACCTATGAAACATCTGGATTGGATTTATACCAATCTAGAATGCTATTCATCGATTTTGATTTTCCTTCATGCTAATGGAATAAAGATACCTGAAAAACACCTAGAAATAATTGGTGATAAGAAAATCACAATTCCACCACTGAGTTTTAAATGGATAGAAATCCTCTTGGGCTTCTATTTATTTGGTGCTCATGAACACTTTCAAGGTTTCGAAGAAGAGAAAGAGAGATTAATAAATAAGCTCAAAAGAAATGGTTTAATTGATAGAAAAACCATCAGCTTCAGGCAAAACAAAAAAATAAATAAATTCCTCAGTAGCTCCTTAAGCAAGCTTAAAAGTATTGAAAGCATTGTAGATGTTGAACATAATACTTTAGGTAAAGACCTAAGGATGGTTATTTTAACAGATTATATTAGAAAGGAATTTCTTGTTGATGGATCTATAAACCAATTAGAATTAAACAAGATTGGTGTGCTTCCAATCTTTGAACAGCTCAGAAGAACTAATGATAGGCATATGAAAATTGGTGTTTTATCTGGTTCATTAATTATCATTCCAATATCTGCATTAGACTCTTTACATACAGCTGCAAAAGATTTAAATATTGATCCAATAACACATTCTAAACTTCCATTTGATGATCAATATTTAATCATCAATACCAATGAGAAACTCAAACAAAACATTGTACAACTGATAACGCAAATATTTGAGCAGGGCGAAATTGAGGTACTCATCGGAACGAAATCCCTTCTTGGAGAAGGATGGGACGCACCAACAATCAACTCATTAATACTGGCGAGTTTTGTGGGCTCCTATGTGCTTTCAAATCAAATGCGAGGAAGAGCAATCAGATCTGAAAGAAACAATACTGATAAAACTGGAAATATCTGGCATTTGGCCTGTATAGATCATACTGCATCAGATGGTGGTGATGATATTCAATTACTCAAAAGGCGATTTAAATCTTTTGTTGGCATTTCAAATGAAACCGAAACCACCATAGAGAATGGAATAAATAGAATCCATTTACCCGAAGTATTTGGGTCAGCTGAGCTTCAATCTTTCAATAAGGAAATCATTAAAAAAGCAGGACAGAGAGACCAACTCAAGCAAAAATGGAAGGATGCGCTCTTAAATGGAAGTTCATTAATAGAACAAATAAAAGTTCCATTCCCCGAAGGTAAAGAGTATAAAAAAACCATGTCTTTGTATTATCATAAAACAATAGCGAATATGATTGCTATGCTGGTTTCTGCGATCTTCGGATTTCTAGAAAGCATATTTAATGGCTTAGGACGATCGATTAGATATATTAAATCTCGAGAAGATTTGCTTCAATACCTAATGTATATTGGCATTTTGGGAGTGATAATATTTGGTAGACAGACCTATAAAACCATTCGCTTATATTTTAAATACAGAGATATCTCCAAAGATATACAGCAAATTGGGGAGGCTCTTTTGGAATCACTTATTAAAACAGGTACAATAAATACGGAATACTCCAAATTAGAGGTGATAGCTTCGTTAAATGACTTTGGCTCCATATATTGCCATCTCAAAGGAGGAACAAGCTATGAAAAATCTACTTTTATAAAATCGCTTCACGAAATTATTGCTGCGGTGGACAATCCGAGGTATTTAATCATCAGAAAAAGCTTATTCCTGAAGATCATTTCTCAAAAAGACTATCATGCTGTTCCTGAAATTATAGGCAGAAATAAAAAAACAGCTGAGTATTTTGAGAGACAATGGAAGCGGCTTGTGGGTTCCTGTGAACTCATCTACTCCAGAACCATTGAAGGCAGAAAAATCTTGCTTCAATCCAGAATAAATTCTTTATCCTCGGAATTTGAAGATAAAACAGAGCGAATTAACAAGTGGAGGTAA
- a CDS encoding bifunctional 2-polyprenyl-6-hydroxyphenol methylase/3-demethylubiquinol 3-O-methyltransferase UbiG, with amino-acid sequence MNNFEENRQSWNELTNLHADSRFYDIEGFLKGKSSLNHIELEELGDIRGKKILHLQCHFGMDSLSLARMGAEVTGIDISDTSIQKAKELSNYLGLTAQFIRSNIYDIEEVLNEKFDIVYTSYGAINWLDDLDKWAKLIHRFLKPNGVFHLVEFHPFIYTLNEDSEIENGYFKSKPIETQVESSYTDKSEVSGNNLKHIEWHHSLGEVMNSLISNGLSIEFLHEFPYQVYDCFPNLVEIEKGKWVNQKHGDKIPYMYSVRARESTKI; translated from the coding sequence ATGAATAATTTCGAAGAGAACAGACAAAGTTGGAACGAGTTAACCAATCTGCATGCAGATTCGAGGTTTTATGATATAGAAGGTTTTCTGAAAGGTAAATCCTCATTAAATCATATTGAGCTAGAAGAATTAGGAGATATCAGAGGAAAGAAAATCCTTCATCTTCAATGCCATTTTGGTATGGACAGCTTATCTCTTGCTAGAATGGGAGCTGAAGTCACAGGTATAGATATTTCAGATACCTCCATACAAAAAGCCAAGGAATTGTCTAATTATTTAGGCCTTACTGCTCAATTTATTCGTTCCAATATATACGATATTGAAGAAGTATTAAACGAAAAGTTTGATATTGTTTATACTTCTTATGGAGCCATAAACTGGTTGGATGATCTTGACAAATGGGCAAAACTTATCCATCGTTTTTTAAAGCCCAATGGCGTATTTCATCTGGTGGAATTCCATCCCTTTATCTATACCCTAAATGAGGATTCAGAAATTGAAAATGGCTATTTCAAATCAAAACCCATCGAAACTCAAGTGGAGAGTTCCTATACCGACAAATCAGAAGTTTCCGGTAATAACCTAAAGCATATCGAATGGCATCATAGCCTGGGGGAAGTAATGAATAGCTTAATTTCAAATGGCCTCTCCATAGAATTCCTCCATGAATTCCCATATCAAGTCTATGATTGTTTCCCCAATTTAGTTGAAATAGAGAAAGGAAAATGGGTAAATCAAAAACATGGAGATAAAATTCCATATATGTATTCTGTGAGAGCTCGGGAAAGCACTAAAATCTAA
- a CDS encoding T9SS type A sorting domain-containing protein: protein MKKAFLYLSFLVFSISAFSQSCLPGDNYFSTQADIDNFLINHPDCTTIEGNLMIMGDDITNLNGLQNISTFESGFWIDTCPLLENLSGIENVSYVGDYLEVASLPLVENIDELSNVTFVGGALDVMNMPLITNLNGLENIVSSPTHLLLWSNPSLTDIEGARNLQSITTLLSIKYNTLLSDISPLQNIDLSELSSLTIKENPQLSSCHINSICLALEQETISFTIENNLNGCNTIEEIESSCSQSISTDIEPDFFSFYPNPAQCEIVFSHDKSKNIQIFNQLGQLSFSQENITKSLNISTLEPGIYIINIESSNYFQKGKLIIQ, encoded by the coding sequence ATGAAAAAAGCATTCCTTTATCTCTCATTTCTAGTATTTTCCATTTCTGCATTTTCTCAATCCTGTCTCCCAGGTGACAACTATTTTAGCACACAAGCTGATATTGATAATTTTTTAATAAATCACCCTGATTGCACAACAATAGAAGGTAATCTAATGATCATGGGAGATGATATCACTAATTTAAATGGTCTTCAAAACATTAGCACCTTTGAATCTGGATTTTGGATAGATACTTGCCCATTATTAGAAAATTTAAGTGGGATTGAAAATGTAAGTTATGTTGGGGATTATTTAGAAGTAGCCAGCCTTCCTCTTGTTGAAAATATTGATGAACTGAGCAATGTTACCTTTGTGGGGGGAGCTCTTGATGTTATGAATATGCCTTTAATTACTAATTTGAATGGCTTAGAAAATATTGTTTCATCACCTACTCACTTATTACTTTGGTCCAATCCTAGTTTAACAGATATTGAAGGAGCACGCAATCTTCAGTCAATCACCACCTTACTTAGCATAAAATACAATACACTTTTATCCGATATTAGTCCATTACAAAATATTGATTTGAGTGAATTAAGCTCTTTAACAATTAAAGAAAACCCGCAGCTATCAAGTTGTCATATCAATAGTATTTGTTTAGCTCTAGAACAAGAAACAATATCATTTACTATAGAAAACAACCTGAATGGTTGTAATACTATTGAAGAAATTGAGAGCTCCTGTAGTCAATCTATAAGTACCGATATAGAGCCTGATTTCTTTAGTTTTTATCCCAATCCAGCACAATGTGAGATTGTTTTCAGCCATGATAAATCTAAAAATATTCAGATTTTTAATCAATTGGGACAACTTTCATTTTCACAAGAAAACATAACAAAATCACTGAATATTTCAACTTTAGAACCTGGTATCTATATTATAAATATAGAATCTTCAAACTATTTTCAAAAAGGAAAATTAATTATTCAATAA
- a CDS encoding trehalase family glycosidase encodes MKSIINYSAALLLSIILMGCCEQKETEEISQEMAKTVIDLRKVESIYEDIKVEYAKLRPKVIMPAEGYLKYPYLIPAGFYKQMWDWDGFFMGNHFISQNQPEYMKYWALNLIEGVDEEGYVSGCATTKGPRPIFGKFSMKPFLSQGVFLASQKMDDFKWVEEHYEALMKVLEYRDQTQFDTVYGLYYWDNAMQSGADNNPAMNYFWKEDHRSFLSCDASTFSLREIEAQALIAKKLGHDEDAEMLKAKAQKLKKAINEQLWCDEDKMFYNIDRETGDFYKRVSYSCFVPLLHKIPSKENGRAMIEKYLISEDHMKAAYGFRTLSKQDPDYNNKNIIVPFSNWQGPVWPIANYIYSVGLKHYGFENELVWQAQTLGQLMLTDLKEWGSLHENYHADTGAPLAPSSDHVDKDGKFVGFISWNLCVENMLAGVVDAQWMLLEIDK; translated from the coding sequence ATGAAATCCATAATCAATTATTCAGCTGCCCTTCTATTGTCCATTATTCTAATGGGATGCTGTGAACAAAAAGAAACTGAAGAAATAAGCCAAGAAATGGCAAAAACAGTCATAGACTTGAGGAAAGTGGAAAGTATCTACGAGGATATTAAAGTAGAATATGCCAAGCTTCGCCCTAAGGTGATTATGCCTGCCGAAGGTTATTTGAAATACCCTTACCTCATTCCAGCGGGTTTTTATAAACAAATGTGGGATTGGGATGGTTTTTTTATGGGCAATCATTTTATCAGTCAGAATCAGCCAGAGTATATGAAGTATTGGGCTCTGAATTTAATAGAAGGCGTAGATGAGGAGGGTTATGTTTCGGGATGTGCCACCACAAAAGGCCCCCGTCCTATCTTTGGGAAATTCTCCATGAAACCTTTTCTGTCACAGGGTGTTTTCCTCGCCTCACAGAAAATGGATGATTTTAAATGGGTTGAAGAGCATTATGAAGCTTTGATGAAGGTCTTAGAATATAGAGATCAAACCCAATTCGATACGGTGTACGGTTTATATTATTGGGATAATGCCATGCAAAGTGGCGCCGATAATAATCCTGCCATGAATTATTTCTGGAAGGAAGATCATCGCTCTTTCCTTTCTTGTGATGCCAGTACTTTTAGCTTAAGAGAAATAGAAGCACAAGCATTAATAGCAAAGAAATTAGGTCATGATGAAGATGCAGAAATGCTTAAGGCTAAAGCTCAAAAACTAAAGAAAGCCATCAATGAGCAGCTCTGGTGTGATGAGGATAAGATGTTTTATAATATCGATAGAGAGACCGGTGATTTCTATAAAAGGGTGAGCTATTCTTGCTTTGTGCCTTTGCTACATAAGATTCCTTCGAAAGAAAATGGTAGGGCCATGATTGAGAAGTATCTTATTTCGGAGGATCACATGAAAGCAGCTTATGGCTTTAGAACCTTATCTAAGCAAGATCCGGATTATAATAACAAAAATATTATTGTTCCTTTTTCCAATTGGCAAGGTCCTGTTTGGCCCATTGCCAACTATATTTACTCGGTAGGCTTGAAACATTATGGCTTCGAAAACGAGTTGGTTTGGCAAGCCCAAACACTCGGTCAACTCATGCTTACTGATTTAAAAGAATGGGGAAGTCTGCACGAAAATTATCATGCCGACACTGGAGCTCCTTTAGCCCCCTCCTCCGATCATGTGGATAAAGATGGGAAATTTGTAGGCTTTATCAGCTGGAATCTATGTGTTGAGAATATGCTCGCTGGTGTTGTGGATGCTCAATGGATGCTTTTGGAAATTGATAAATAG
- a CDS encoding DUF4149 domain-containing protein, which translates to MIDHPVLQIILDFFHLMATIAWIGGMFFNVLILMPTVSKTLDPVTAGKFMAVLFKRVRVLVYVSLAILFITGIPMKIASEYYVAIINFDTSWETVGFIKHVFVGLLALFAIINFEIISPKAAKLAVNGPSPELMSLKGKQMKLAGISFLFGIIVIFLSAMMNYL; encoded by the coding sequence ATGATAGATCACCCAGTTTTACAAATTATCTTAGATTTTTTCCATTTAATGGCTACCATTGCATGGATAGGTGGAATGTTTTTCAATGTTTTAATTTTGATGCCTACCGTATCAAAAACTCTGGATCCCGTTACTGCTGGAAAGTTTATGGCTGTTCTTTTTAAAAGGGTGAGAGTCTTAGTTTATGTTTCTTTAGCGATTCTCTTTATCACTGGAATCCCCATGAAGATTGCCAGCGAATATTATGTAGCCATTATCAATTTTGATACCTCTTGGGAAACAGTAGGCTTTATTAAGCATGTTTTTGTGGGTCTATTGGCTCTTTTTGCCATTATTAATTTTGAAATCATAAGCCCAAAAGCAGCTAAATTGGCTGTGAATGGACCATCACCAGAGTTGATGTCTTTGAAAGGCAAACAAATGAAACTGGCAGGAATATCCTTCCTTTTTGGAATCATCGTGATCTTCCTTTCAGCTATGATGAATTATTTATAG